From Suncus etruscus isolate mSunEtr1 chromosome 6, mSunEtr1.pri.cur, whole genome shotgun sequence, one genomic window encodes:
- the TNFRSF25 gene encoding tumor necrosis factor receptor superfamily member 25, which yields MEPRPRVCAVLAAAMLLLGTPSVPCGDCALQSRPLNRGCPAGHFLQHPCKEPCANPTCTPCQPGFYMDMDNHVYEKCLPCRICDEFFSQVPTRNCSSDKNTECGCQPGWFVNCWDRDCKDRSFRCQPCMDYALPRHPSYLPPVFPVSPTPSLPAGSSELKNCGACLDGFYEHRNNCMACPTTTLGNCPKPCAAVCGWRQMFWVQVFLAVLVVPLLLGATLIYIYHRCRHARLVSAEEAGLEAPMPLQDAPLFLEENAHTALALPSSRKLSASHLVANSWVPSLEKSGPAIPWVKDWLPGSALGQAAPTTFHPIGCLWSIRPPPPPPPFPSPMPAHPAGPEATAALLQPGPQLYDVIDAVPARRWKEFVRTLGLREAEIEAVEVEVDRFRDQQYEMLKRWRQQESAGLGSVYRALERMGLDGCAEDLRGRLQRGA from the exons ATGGAGCCGCGGCCCAGGGTCTGTGCAGTGCTGGCGGCG GCTATGCTGCTGCTTGGCACCCCCAGTGTCCCCTGTGGAGACTGTGCCCTCCAGAGCCGCCCTTTGAATAGGGGCTGCCCAGCAG GGCACTTCCTACAGCACCCCTGCAAAGAGCCTTGTGCCAACCCCACATGCACTCCATGCCAACCTGGCTTCTACATGGACATGGACAACCACGTCTATGAAAAGTGTCTTCCCTGCCGAATCTGTGATGAGTTTT TCTCTCAGGTGCCTACTCGGAATTGCTCCTCTGACAAGAACACTGAATGTGGCTGTCAGCCAGGCTGGTTCGTAAACTGCTGGGACCGAGACTGCAAGGACAGATCTTTTCGCTGCCAACCCTGCATGGACT ATGCCCTTCCCCGCCATCCGTCCTACCTGCCTCCTGTCTTCCCAGTGTCACCCACACCATCCCTTCCTGCAGGTTCTAGTGAGCTTAAGAACTGCGGGGCCTGCCTGGATGGCTTCTATGAACACAGGAACAACTGCATGGCCTGCCCCAC GACCACCTTAGGGAACTGTCCCAAGCCCTGTGCGGCGGTGTGTGGCTGGAGGCAGA TGTTCTGGGTCCAggtgttcctggcagtgcttgtggtcCCTCTCTTGCTCGGTGCCACCCTGATCTATATCTACCACCGCTGTCGTCATGCCCGACTAGTGTCTG CGGAGGAAGCCGGGCTAGAGGCACCCATGCCCCTTCAG GATGCCCCCCTCTTCCTCGAGGAAAATGCGCACACCGCCCTGGCGCTGCCCAGCAGCAGGAAGCTCAGTGCCTCCCACTTGGTAGCCAATAGCTGGGTGCCCAGCCTGGAGAAGTCTGGCCCTGCTATCCCTTGGGTCAAGGACTGGCTGCCAGGCTCAGCTCTGGGTCAGG CTGCCCCCACCACCTTTCACCCCATTGGCTGTCTTTGGTCtatccgccccccccccccccccccgcccttccCTTCTCCCATGCCAGCGCATCCCGCAGGCCCAGAGGCCACAGCAGCACTGCTCCAGCCAGGCCCGCAGCTGTACGACGTGATCGATGCGGTCCCAGCTCGGCGCTGGAAGGAGTTTGTGCGCACCCTGGGGCTGCGGGAGGCAGAGATCGAGGCGGTGGAGGTAGAGGTGGACCGATTCCGTGACCAGCAGTACGAGATGCTCAAGCGCTGGCGCCAGCAAGAGTCTGCGGGCTTGGGCTCTGTCTACAGGGCCCTGGAGCGCATGGGGCTAGATGGCTGTGCAGAGGATTTGCGTGGTCGCCTGCAGCGTGGCGCGTGA